The proteins below are encoded in one region of Pseudomonas ekonensis:
- a CDS encoding tryptophan synthase subunit beta, with protein MFYVQRDAQGQLIRVEAAAYAEATGTLPADHVEIQEWFANAAVEKSLKQLKQSDLEMIRVLDDLIQVLTQKGVIRVTDLPEAAQAKLMDRSQAREALGGLSQLINEDEPGLI; from the coding sequence ATGTTTTACGTGCAACGCGATGCGCAGGGCCAGTTGATCCGCGTGGAGGCGGCCGCCTACGCCGAGGCCACGGGAACGCTGCCTGCCGACCATGTCGAAATCCAGGAATGGTTCGCCAACGCGGCGGTGGAAAAGAGCCTCAAGCAGCTCAAGCAGAGCGACCTGGAAATGATCCGGGTGCTCGACGACCTGATTCAGGTGCTGACCCAGAAGGGCGTGATCCGTGTCACCGACCTGCCGGAAGCGGCCCAGGCCAAACTGATGGACCGTTCCCAGGCCCGTGAGGCGCTGGGCGGCCTGAGCCAGCTGATCAATGAGGACGAACCCGGCCTGATCTGA
- the lapD gene encoding cyclic di-GMP receptor LapD, giving the protein MSLFKQLLIAICLFLVVAFTGSFMVSLESSRTQYVNQLRSHAQDAATALALSLTPNIDDPAMVELLVSSIFDSGYYSSIRVVDLKTDKAIVERSGIPAVTNVPEWFVRLIGLEPAGGDALVSRGWEQAARVEVVSHPMFALAKLWQSALGSLGWLLVCGAVSAVLGALLLRRQLRPLDYMVKQSHAIARREFLSLPELPRTPELRRVVLAMNQMVEKLKALFQEQAERSEKLRTESYQDNLTGLANRRYFEMQLNARVSNPEQASSGYLLLLRVKDLAGLNQRLGGQRTDELLKAVGEQLSRECAKYPETQNLVTRIRGGEFAVLAPGLTREEALQLAQSLDSALSSLHATGATDVAAVASIGVAPFAHGDSPQAVLSLGDQALAQAEGQGEQNWACLDQSLTAEVGDDHHAWHRLLDQALNQRRFGLFFQPVVAAQDTQLVLHYKVLSRLLDEQGQTIPAGRFLPWLERFGWTARLDRLMLERVLEQMAGHEESLALNLSSATLADPQALNKVFEILRAHSNLGPRLTLEIGEEQLPEQAVLEQLTRRLRELGFSLSLQRFGGRFSMIGNLARLGLAYLKIDGSYIRAIDQEGDKRLFIEAIQRAAHSIDLPLIAERVETEGELSVIREMGLYGVQGQLFGEPAPWK; this is encoded by the coding sequence ATGTCCTTGTTCAAACAGCTGTTGATCGCTATCTGTCTGTTCCTGGTGGTCGCCTTCACCGGCAGCTTCATGGTCAGCCTGGAAAGCTCGCGCACCCAGTACGTCAACCAGTTGCGCTCCCACGCCCAGGACGCCGCCACGGCGCTGGCGCTGTCGTTGACGCCGAACATCGATGACCCGGCGATGGTCGAGCTGCTGGTCAGTTCGATTTTCGACAGCGGCTACTACTCCAGCATCCGGGTGGTGGACCTGAAGACCGACAAGGCCATCGTCGAGCGCAGCGGCATTCCGGCCGTCACCAATGTGCCGGAGTGGTTCGTCAGGCTGATCGGCCTGGAGCCGGCCGGCGGCGACGCGCTGGTCAGCCGTGGCTGGGAGCAGGCGGCGCGGGTCGAGGTGGTCAGCCACCCGATGTTCGCCCTGGCCAAGCTGTGGCAGAGCGCGTTGGGCAGCCTCGGCTGGCTGCTGGTGTGCGGCGCCGTCAGCGCGGTGCTCGGGGCCTTGCTGCTGCGCCGGCAGCTGCGCCCGCTCGATTACATGGTCAAGCAGTCCCACGCCATCGCCCGCCGCGAATTCCTCAGCCTGCCGGAACTGCCGCGCACGCCGGAGCTGCGCCGGGTGGTGCTGGCGATGAACCAGATGGTCGAAAAGCTCAAGGCGCTGTTCCAGGAGCAGGCCGAGCGCAGCGAGAAACTGCGCACCGAGTCCTATCAGGACAACCTCACCGGCCTTGCCAACCGGCGCTATTTCGAGATGCAGCTCAATGCCCGGGTAAGCAACCCGGAGCAGGCCAGCTCCGGCTATCTGCTGCTGTTGCGGGTCAAGGATCTGGCCGGGCTCAACCAGCGCCTGGGCGGTCAGCGTACCGATGAATTGTTGAAAGCGGTCGGCGAGCAGCTTTCCCGCGAGTGCGCCAAGTACCCGGAAACCCAAAACCTTGTGACGCGGATCCGTGGCGGTGAATTCGCCGTGCTGGCGCCGGGGCTGACGCGCGAAGAAGCGCTGCAACTGGCGCAGAGCCTCGACAGCGCCCTGAGCAGCCTGCACGCGACGGGCGCCACCGACGTGGCCGCTGTGGCTTCCATCGGCGTGGCGCCGTTCGCCCACGGCGACTCTCCGCAGGCGGTGCTCAGCCTCGGCGATCAGGCGCTGGCCCAGGCCGAAGGGCAGGGCGAGCAGAACTGGGCGTGCCTCGACCAGAGCCTGACGGCGGAGGTCGGCGACGACCACCACGCCTGGCACCGCTTGCTCGACCAGGCGCTGAACCAGCGGCGTTTCGGGCTGTTCTTCCAGCCCGTGGTGGCGGCGCAGGACACCCAACTGGTGCTGCACTACAAAGTGCTGTCGCGCCTGCTCGACGAGCAGGGCCAGACCATTCCCGCCGGCCGCTTCCTGCCGTGGCTGGAGCGCTTCGGCTGGACCGCGCGGCTGGACCGTCTGATGCTTGAGCGGGTGCTGGAGCAGATGGCCGGGCATGAGGAGTCGCTGGCGCTGAACCTGTCCTCGGCGACCCTGGCCGACCCCCAGGCGCTGAACAAGGTGTTCGAGATCCTGCGGGCCCATTCCAACCTCGGCCCGCGCCTGACCCTGGAGATCGGCGAGGAACAACTGCCGGAGCAGGCGGTGCTGGAGCAACTGACCCGGCGCCTGCGCGAGCTGGGCTTCTCCCTGAGCCTGCAACGCTTCGGCGGGCGCTTCAGCATGATCGGCAACCTGGCGCGGCTGGGGCTGGCGTACCTGAAGATCGACGGCAGCTACATCCGGGCGATCGATCAGGAAGGCGACAAGCGCCTGTTCATCGAGGCGATCCAGCGGGCCGCGCACAGCATCGACCTGCCGCTGATCGCCGAGCGGGTCGAGACCGAAGGGGAACTGTCGGTGATTCGCGAGATGGGGCTGTACGGGGTGCAGGGGCAGCTGTTCGGTGAGCCCGCGCCCTGGAAGTGA